One Diadema setosum chromosome 8, eeDiaSeto1, whole genome shotgun sequence genomic window carries:
- the LOC140231427 gene encoding enoyl-CoA delta isomerase 1, mitochondrial-like: MFLNHLSIRIRLLTPLQRNILCANSLGELTGLHIRHQHYSNGTGNFRIEKDKDFAVMYMKRRPANGYSLDFVKEMTANILDVEGDPAMEGLVITSDIPKLFSGGLDFKMAYQKPKEEMMEFWRAFQEAFLVLYGTRLATVAAINGHCYAAGAVSALACDSRIMVKGPYCITLNEVAIGVVIPFWIRDLLRCTVGHRQAERAMQLGTIYNAEEALRIGMVDEAVDEDKLMDSVREEMGRFLKIQGVPRAKCKQELRGKFLRNLRERREEDAHQMAEDATSDLVQNNIAAFLASRSRRE; this comes from the exons ATGTTCCTCAACCATCTTTCAATCC GCATACGGTTGCTGACACCGTTGCAGCGTAATATCCTGTGTGCCAATTCTCTTGGAGAGCTGACTGGACTGCACATCAGACACCAGCACTACAGCAATGGCACGGGGAATTTCAGGATCGAAAAAGATAAAG ATTTCGCTGTCATGTACATGAAACGGCGACCAGCCAATGGGTACTCGCTGGACTTTGTGAAGGAGATGACCGCCAACATCTTGGACGTGGAGGGCGATCCAGCAATGGAAGGACTTGTGATTACATCA GACATTCCCAAGCTATTTTCAGGTGGCCTGGACTTCAAGATGGCCTACCAGAAGCCCAAGGAGGAGATGATGGAGTTTTGGCGAGCATTCCAAGAAGCCTTTCTTGTGCTCTACGGCACTCGACTGGCCACCGTAGCTGCCATTAAT GGCCATTGTTACGCTGCTGGTGCAGTGTCAGCCTTGGCGTGCGACAGCAGGATCATGGTCAAAGGGCCCTATTGCATCACTCTAAATGAAGTAGCCATA GGTGTGGTAATTCCCTTCTGGATCAGAGATCTGTTGCGGTGCACTGTTGGCCATCGTCAAGCTGAAAGGGCAATGCAGCTAg GCACAATCTACAATGCAGAGGAAGCTCTGAGAATTGGTATGGTGGACGAAGCTGTGGATGAGGACAAGTTGATGGACAGTGTGAGGGAAGAGATGGGGAGATTTTTGAAAATACAAG GTGTGCCTCGTGCAAAATGCAAGCAGGAGCTCCGGGGAAAGTTCTTGCGCAACCTGCGAGAGCGCCGGGAGGAGGACGCCCATCAGATGGCGGAGGACGCCACCTCAGACCTCGTCCAGAACAACATCGCTGCCTTCCTGGCATCAAGATCCAGGCGAGAGTGA